TGTCCTCCAACATGCGTCATGTCCAGAAAACATAGTCTTCCATTTCATTGCGACCACGCACCGCCGTCCGGAGCTTCGACAAACTATCGCCGCCACATTCCCGTCGCTTACGTTTCGCCTCTACTACTTCGACTCAAACCTCGTCCGCGGCAAGATCTCATACTCCATCCGCCGCGCACTGGACCAGCCACTCAACTACGCCCGAATCTACCTTGCCGACCTCCTTCCGGCCACTGTACGGCGAATCATTTACTTCGACTCCGACCTAATCGTCGTCGATGACGTGGCGAAGCTCTGGAACATCGATCTCGGTACGCACGTGCTCGGAGCACCAGAGTATTGCCACGCGAACTTCACTAACTACTTTACGCGCCGATTTTGGTCGAATCCTAGCTATGCGGCGTCGTTTAAGGGACGCGACGCGTGTTATTTCAACACAGGTGTTATGGTCATAGATCTCCTGAAGTGGAGGGATGGAAGATACACTGAGAAGCTTGAGAACTGGATGAGGATCCAGAAACGAAACCGGATCTACGAGCTTGGATCATTGCCGCCGTTCTTGCTTGTGTTCGCCGGCGACGTTGAGAGAGTGGAGCACCGGTGGAACCAGCACGGCCTCGGCGGTGATAATCTTGAAGGGCTTTGCCGTGACCTTCACCCTGGTCCGGTGAGTTTGCTGCATTGGAGTGGAAAAGGGAAGCCATGGCTAAGAATCGATTCCAAGAAACCGTGTCCGCTGGATAGTCTTTGGGCGCCGTACGATCTGTTTCGGCACTCTTCGTCGGTGTCATCGGTTTTCACCGATAGCTAGTTGTTACGGCATGTTTGATTTTCCGtttaatttaagaaaattgAAGTTGTTGAAGATAATTTCGTGCAATTGCTTTTTCTAAACGGGGAATCAAACAAGCTGCGCtaatactttttattattatcatttttttttatcaccGTTGCGGTGGGAGGGTGGTCACGTGACAGTGGTGGACACGCGCGTGTAGTGGAAAATAATGTGTCTGTGTACTGTGTACGGTACGGATAATGTCTGACACGTGTCTTTTTTGGATGGTATACGGTGACGTAGAACGGGGTTTTGCCGTTTTGGGTTGCCGGTTGCATTGGGGTATTGTGTATAGTAGAATCATAGATTGATAAGGTAGATGGTTAGTGTGCAGTCTACAGCGTCAGTGTGTGGTTGAGGGGGGTTAATGGTAGATAGGTTTTTCATTTGGATAATTGTAGTACCTCACTGATGCTGTATTATGTGACTCGGCGGATTCTTCAATATTGTTGAAAACCGGAAATTGTTcattctttatatatattattttcttttggtAAATGACATGTTAAAATAGAAAGAGGTTGGAAATTACACAAATACATTTGAggagttaaattttaatttggcTTCTGAAATTTGATTTGATGTTTAAAATAATCTCACAATTTAATTGGTTTCAATTAGGGGTGGCAGTGGGGTGGGTAGGAGCGGATTTTTGCCCTATCCGACTCCGCCTCGCCGTCCTGTTATGCATATACTACCCGCTCTATCAGTACTCGCAGGTAGTAAATTACAGAATCCGAGTCCATCCCTGTGGGTACCCGCCCCACCCCGATCTGTctctataaaaattaaatattttaatttttacctattcatatataaattaagacaaaaatttaaaattcatagacaaattaaaatacaaacataAAATTCATACAATGTCATTAGCTAAAATAacttgatttaaaaaaaaaattgttagatCACTACAAATTTAACACCATAATAAAGAAATTacaatattaaatataaaaggaGCTTCAACCCTTAATTTTGATCACTTtcaacatcttcatcatcattaaaAGTTTGTAACACTGTTGCTTTGTGTATCTTCTCTAGCATTACTAGCCATGAAGTAATTCGAAAACGCCtatatcaataaaattaaaattaatgagGGTCTAAAATTAACATAAATCATATCATAAATGCATAAAAATCAGAATACACAATTACAAAGTcagaataaaatcaaaattaaaatagaacaCCATGAGCCAAAACAACTTCTGCATATAATAGCATATTTCCTTAATTAAAACAGAACACCATGAGCATATTTCCTTAACAAATTCTAGGATGAAATTACTGCAGTTGTACTCTCCCCGCcaaaaaaaaatgagagaatGTGTGAGAAAATTGGAATATTTTCTGGCTGTTGGTAGGTTCAACAATACATGACTATTGCTTCTTCTCCTCTGCTTTCCTGGGCTAAAAAGAAGGGCAcatgaaagaaaaaagaaaattaatagaATAGGTATAGATCATATACTTAAATGGACGGAATGATATTGAGAAACATAAATTGTAAGACCATGCAGAGAAATTAGTTGTATTTTGCAAAAGCATATGTATTACTAGTGCATCAATGAGTAACCACCTAAAGATAGCATACAGACAACTaatatggattattatatagcATTATTTATATATCCGGGGAAGAAATTATGTCCATCTTATAGCAAAATTCTGGAACATACAGTTAATCAATACGGATGGTTTCTTCTTTGCTGTTTCTAGCAACATATGACATGTATCTTGGTAGTAAAATCAATGAATCCATAGTGCATACTTAGGAACTTCAATTTATCTCAGAATTGTAATATATCTTCCTTATTCTATATAACAATACAAGCAAAAAATACCTTTCAAACACCCTAATAAAAATGTGCAATTTTGCATTAAAATGTATTACAGGCAAGATCAAATTAAAGTAGGATATCAGGCATGAAGAACAGGAAAACCACCAAACTCATCATTGCTCCTGTGAGAAAAGCAATACTCATCATGCGACAAAGAGATTAAATGCGACATCCACTACTCATATTTGAGATtgaaaaatacaatccagggatGTTTAAGtttgaaaatcaaaattattgTCCCAGATAAATGTAAGAGCAGTTTTCTGTTTCCATACAATTCTAAATTCCAAAAGTAAAGACGATAATGCAGCACCAATTACCATCCAGAAAGTAATAGAAAAAGATTCGCAATGAAATAATAAGCAGAGAATTAATATTGAAAGGAACCGCACCAAACATAATCGCAAGTAAACAAAATCGATAAAGCGAGAAAAAACAGACCTTGACGCCAGGTGCGGGCTGAGATAGCTCTTCTTTGGGAATGATGACGGGCCACGACTCACCAGCTTCTCGGAACATCTGCTCGGTCTCTAAGGTTTGGCCTTTTTCAAGAATCATGGTCCTTATGCTCTATGCAGGGGTTGAGGTCGCATCGAAGGCTTGCTCGACGCCGTTCACGAAGGTCATCGTGATCTGCGGTGGGTGTTCGTCGGTTCGGCGCTTCACCTCCACCTGGCACGCAAGGTTTGATTCCCTCGCCTTGCATGAGTTGCACTGTGCCATGAACTCCATACATGAGCATGTGGGACTGAGAGGCGGCGCGGAGGAGGAGCCAGACGAGGCTTGATTACGATGCAGAGGAAGCACGGGGGTGGCTCGTCTAGTGCGCGACTTGGAGGACGGAGGGAGCGCAGAGGATGTGGGACTGAGAGGCGGCGCGGAGGAGGAGCGACAGGCGGCTTGAACCTTGAAGGAGACGTGGAAGAGACAACGAGGTTTGGGACTGGGAGAGTGGGAGAGTGGGAGTTCAGTGACGGTGGGTGAGAACCTCAACGGCTCAACCTACTAACCATAATTGctaaaaagttatatatatatatatatatatatatatatatatatatatatatgtactccGGGGTGGGTAGGGCGGGTTTATCCTAAACCcgaccccgccccgccccgctcATCAAATCCGCCACAGTTCAGACCCGTCCCGCACCGGGTCGGGTTTAAACCCGCCCCGACCGGGTAGGGGCGGGGCGGGTACCCGCGGATACGGGTACTGCTGTCATCCCTAGTTTCAATTAGAACTCTTAAATTTGTAATCGTGATTTTGGTTTATTCTTGTGATTATTTTCCTCACCCTATAATTATATGACACGATGGACTACACGTAGCTTGTTAAGTGTTGAGTGGGATTGTTTAAGGGTGTTCATGGACCAGGTTTAAGTTGACCTAGACCCGGCCCTAAAAAGACACTGTGTCTATTTTAATCCAACTTGAAGTGATCTGAAAAGAAATCGGGTTAAATCAGATAGGTCCGATAAAATATtagtatataaaaatttataaattttatatattgaaataataaaattttatttttaaaaataaatttaacaaatattacctcatatttatattaaaataaattattttaaaataaaaataatatcgcataatataaaaaatattaattgaattaaaaaaatataatataacattactaattaactcaaatatatattttattgtaaaaaGTAACTTTGCGCCGGATCAGGTGACCTGAAACAAAATCCGAACCCGATCTAAAAGTAACACCAAGTAAAAAATAGAAACCCAAACTCGACAAATGTCTAAAATCTGGACCGGATTTCGGGTCGGGCTAGGTCTTGAACACCCCTAGGATTGTTAACAATTATATGACCTGGAGATAGAATTTTATGTCTCAATCTAGTCCTacaattgaaataaatttatagGCAAAGGCCCAAAATCCCTAAAATGATAACTCATCATCGTCTTTATAGGGATGATTGGGAGCAGCAATCAAGGTTCAGGGAGTTCAAGTAGGTCACGTTCACATAGAACATGGGCAAGGACCACCAATCGCATCAGAGCAGGGAAGCCTCCTCAATGGTGTGGATGCGAGATGCGTCCTGTTCTTCGTTGGTTTGGTATATAGACGCCAATCCCGAGCGATATTTTTTTGGTTGTCCAACAGCAATGTGAGTTGTTGAATCCTGGGAGCTTACTGGAACCTTCTTATTAACTgttttttatgttaatttttttccaAGTATCGTTGCAGACCGCATAAAAGATATGGTGCAGACTTTTCGTATGGGCAGATGAGGAGGATGAAGTCATTGTTTGGAGAGTTGATTCTGCAAGAGATGTTGaccattgaaaaataaatttaagttGGACAATTAGAAATTTGAAAGCTGATGTTAGGGTTATAAACATATAGAACTGTTTTAAGTTTGTTTGTATCTTCGATTATGGTTTTGTGTATTGGTTATGGTTTAGTTGTAGGAAAATAAATCATGTGAAATTGTTACTGATTATACAAATGAAATTGACTTGAATGTAATAGATATGTTGAATGTCACTTTTTGCAAGTTTTATTttgggataagtattgttttggtccccCACGTTGAGGGTCGGAATCGAACCCATCCCTGATCTAATTTTCGATTTAGAATCGTCTTTAAcgtttttttcgtattaaaatcgtcatctttaataaaagttttaattttattcttaaactacccttactttaataaaaattataaaattaaaaaaataaaacatgcaTGGGGAGGGGAGACGGGAGGGGGTGGGGTTGGGGTGGGGGGAGGGGAGACCGGGGGTGGGGTTGGTGGTGGTGGGAGGGGGGAAGGGGAGAGGGGGGGTTGGTGGTGGGCATAGGGGAGGGGGAGGCGGGAGGGGGAGGGGGGAAGGGGAGGCGGGATGGGGCAGGGGTGGGGTTGGtggtgggggggggggggggagggggGGGGGAAGGGGAGACGGGGGGTTGGTGGTGGGCAGAGGGGATGGGGAGGCGGGAGGAGGAGGGGGTGGGGTTGGTGGTGGGGGGAGGGGAGGGGGGAAGGGGAGGGGGAGGCGGGAAGGGGAAGGGGAGACCGGGGGTGGGGTTGGTGGTGGGGGGAGGAGAAGGGGTAGGGGAGGgtatttttatccaaaaaaaaaataaaaaggacgattttaatacgaaaaaaaacgTTAAGGACGATTCTAAATCGAAAATTAGATTAGGGACGGGTTCGATTTCGACCCTCAACGTgagggaccaaaacaatacttatcccttttattttcaaGTTAGCTAATATGGTGATGTTGAATATTATCAATTTTTGCAATGTAGTGGTATGAAGTTGCAGTAAAAAAATAGCACttaattgaataaattattataataactAATATGCAAGTTTTATTTCAACTTGGCTAACATGGTGATGTTGAATATTATCACATTTTGTAACGTACACGTATCAAGTTGCAGTTAAAAACAACACCTAATTGAAGATAAATGATTATATTAACTAATAGGCAAATTTCACTTCCAAATTGATAATAAGGTGATACTAGCACTGACAGTTATAACCGTCATTAGCATTGATGTTTATCTAGTATTATCATTAtacaaaatactaaaattattcaaaatagaATCACCTATTCAAATCGAAATTTAAACACTCTATATCAGTTTTACTGTTTCTCACTTGTACATAAACAAATCCAAAAATACAATCATCAAGATGAATTCAAGTTTAACATAATTAAATACTATAAAATAGAAAACATCTCATCACTTTTTCCTTGGAGGTATGAAGTTTGGTGTAGGGACAAACTTCATGACTCTTGCCAATCTTGCTGTTGTCCCAAAACTTGCCCCCTGCATTGGTTCCATATTTGCAGCAGGTGAGCGTTGAGTTGATCTTCTCTTTGGGGGCAACTTCTTTGGCCTTGTAGGTTGAATTAGAATAAGTGGAGCAACCTGCAAGATAATGAGTCAGTTCTGCTATAGAAATGTGTAAGCAAGAATTATTGTTTATTACTTTGGAGTGAGTTGGGAAGTTATACCCCTTCATTAATCAATGATTGTGAATAACTAGTTGTATGATTTCAACCTCTGAAGCTGCAGTATCATTTTCAGCATTGTTACCAGCATCATTTCCAATATCATTAGCAACATCATGTCCATCATTGCTAGCAGTATTCCCATTATGTGCATTAGCACCAACATTAGTAGCATCACCAGTATTTACAACAGCAGTAGTTTCAGCTGCAACAGCTTCAACAATGGCTTCATCGTCAACCTTTCTATAACTACAACTCCTTTTAATGTAGCCTTTTGTTCCACAATAGGTATAAGTAAACTGCTTGTACTTTCTATTCAACTTAGTTACACTTTTTTGCTTTTTACTTCTTAAAGGTTTTTCATCGgcatcttttcttctttttcaaagttcctgtctttctctttattttagGAGCTAGAGGCTTAAGATATTGATATTTTTCTATAGTGCTTCTCCTAGAATTGGATTCAATGAGTGCAAGTATGTAGCCCTATAAGAATTCATAGTCAGTCATTTGTGACAAAAGTCTTCAGGATCTTTGTTTACCCGTGATAGTGCAGCACATGCATGAACACATGCATAGCTACAATTTATGTGACTTGTTTATGAAATTTACACAATAAGCTCAAACACATAAACAAACTCATATATTAATGAAGttttttaaagtatttaaaGTTAGTGAAGAAAATCTCATGTGAAGAAAAAATGTACTCCTTATATACTCCTACTATAATTAATTACTATTaacattaaattaataaaaaaattatctaagtAACACTCGGCTCAACAACATAAACAaatctatatatattatcaaATTTATACAGTAAGCTCGACAATATAAacaaatacatatattaattaaatttgcCAAAGTAGTTAAAATCAAGTCAACAACATAAaccaatatatataaatttggGTTTCATCATATATTCTAGTAGGCCAAAGGTAAGAACCACTTTCTTTGTGTTTATGGTATTTTATGAAACCCTAGTATATTAAAAATTGTGTATATTATGTGAAAATAGTATAGAGTGGTATTAAAGGCACAATAATTGATCATTAGTGAGGTTTAAAGCTAAGGTTTGGTAGAAATTTACAAGTGATCTAAGAGGCATGATTTTGACTTTCAAGATGTACGGTTTAAGTCTCATTTAAATACCGTGTAATGTAGTATGAAATTCTAGGCTAGATACCCCTAAGACTAAGTTTGAATTGTGTATTTGGTTGGAATTCATATGTATAGTTGATGTGTTGTGACAATTGATGATTTGGATGAGAATTTTGTATTTATGTATAGTTGATATGTTATGGAAATTGATGATTTGGATGATGATTAAGTATTTATGAGTTATGTATTGAATTGATGGATATTGATTCGGAGGCTATTAAATTGTGTCGGAGGTCGGAAAAGGTGACAATGGTAAGTTGGTGAATGTATTATGTGATGATGTATGAGTTTGAATGAAATTTGGATATTGAATGTGTGAAAATTTGGAATTGTAataccctaatattcaaatctttatgctcgagtcataagtcaatgatattatggTGGTACAACTCTCAGTGGatctttaatatataaatataagcataattgaaaggagtattaatcgagaagcctgaaaagagtaaaaataaaaatcgcgaacacgtatcactcacgtttcaaTAACAAAAAGATAAAGCGTGAAGTCAAACACGATATACAGATAGAGGCATAAAGAAGAGTAATAGAAGTACAGTACATGGAtgtataacataagtaaatagtcACTAGTCACGACctgcgaagtttaggccggctaggatACAGTATAAAAGTAGATGACAAcaatatatcctaatctctcccaaaagaaacataagagcctctagagacaagttcaaaagagttcaatacataatataagttcttcaaaataaaggtggagagattctaagcaaaatataaagtGGAGAATGTAAAGATCTTCGCCATCTCTCAGACAAACCATAGCTCACTTTTTTGGTAgtcgttttttttttattgtgtttccAGTAAAAACAAAATggagaaataaaaattaatgaaaacaaTAGAGTTAAATgaaggaataaaagaaaaaataattattacaaTAGTTTAGTTTATGCTCTCTTTGAATATAGAATTTACGTGTTTTTATCTatgaatttttgttttatttaattttatctttgtaTTTTTTGTATAAACTTTTTTCTGCTTGTTTTCTTCTAAGTTTTTTCTGtgtgttttttaaatttatgtattttcttattttattcctttttaaCATACAAGGATAGAACACCATAAAAGGATAAAGTAGAAAAATAATTGTTATATGAACGTAATTTATCTTTTTCCTAAATGTAGAATTTGTGTTTTATCCACAAACTTTGGTTTTTTCTTTTGAAGAAAAGATTATTATTCTAAATATTTATGTGTTTCTTATAagaaattttgttccaaaattgaaaaatataaaagacacaaaaagttaaataacaaaaaaatacataaatttataaAGTTGAACACGGAACATAACTAGTCTGTCTATATTATCagagagtagaaataaaagttgtGTTTGTGTATATCATCAAAGAGGAGgggaaaaaaaagaattttagtATTGTCATCTACAATTTTAATgtttttctttaataaaaattatgttttttcTAAACGTTTGGTATAAGAAATTGtcgttaaaattaaaaagaactcATAAATACAAAATAGTTTTGTGAAGTTATACATAGAAATTTGTGAAGctaaatacaaaatacatatatagataaaaaagacataaattattagttacaaaacacaaaaacttTTCCTATGCAAACACATAAATTTCGTAGAAAAGAACTCATCCTATATACGTCAAACGTAAGCTAAATACTGAATTATGTTTTAATAAATACAGAAATCTAAAACTTCTATATTTTTTCCGTTTCTCTTccaaaatttttgtgttttttcgtTTATTTTTCTTCAAGAATTTGTGTATATTGTCAAAAGAATTTTGGATTTGAattctctaaagtttgaatttcactttagaaaATAAAGTGTGATATTTCTATCTTTGAATAATTTCTCTTGATCCCACCTATGAAATTAATGACAGaaagagaaactattcaaaGGTAGAAAGATCACATTTTAttc
The genomic region above belongs to Arachis stenosperma cultivar V10309 chromosome 5, arast.V10309.gnm1.PFL2, whole genome shotgun sequence and contains:
- the LOC130982677 gene encoding probable galacturonosyltransferase-like 3 translates to MMPPTFIFLLFTAVTVAAAAHFPVSGDIPTFREAQAFRNGRECRRAAWSAVGADHNPAVIHIAMTLDATYLRGSVAGVFSVLQHASCPENIVFHFIATTHRRPELRQTIAATFPSLTFRLYYFDSNLVRGKISYSIRRALDQPLNYARIYLADLLPATVRRIIYFDSDLIVVDDVAKLWNIDLGTHVLGAPEYCHANFTNYFTRRFWSNPSYAASFKGRDACYFNTGVMVIDLLKWRDGRYTEKLENWMRIQKRNRIYELGSLPPFLLVFAGDVERVEHRWNQHGLGGDNLEGLCRDLHPGPVSLLHWSGKGKPWLRIDSKKPCPLDSLWAPYDLFRHSSSVSSVFTDS